One part of the bacterium genome encodes these proteins:
- a CDS encoding fumarylacetoacetate hydrolase family protein, with protein MRLITFKHPDGPRPGVALTDKVCLDLMAADRSLPRSWNALFARMSEVRALADRWHNPSDVIDGVPLFSRSKYPLLPPVPSPSKIIAVGMNYRDHAEEQRKAPPPRPMLFSKATTCLQADRGPILLDPDLTQVDAEAELAVVIGRQGRGISRADAPSHIAGYMCFNDVSDREAQQADKQFFRGKSLDTGGPCGPWLVTPDELPPLAHGLDITGTLNGEVVQHSNTEQLIFPIDELIRFASLHMTLLPGDIITTGTPGGVGAYRDPPRFLRPGDVYDVAIEGVGLLSNPVVAF; from the coding sequence ATGCGACTGATCACCTTCAAGCACCCCGACGGCCCGCGCCCGGGCGTGGCCCTGACCGACAAGGTCTGCCTCGACCTGATGGCCGCGGACCGCTCCCTGCCCCGCTCCTGGAACGCGCTGTTCGCGCGCATGTCCGAGGTGCGCGCGCTCGCCGACCGCTGGCACAACCCCAGCGACGTCATCGACGGCGTGCCCCTGTTCTCCCGTTCGAAGTACCCCCTGCTGCCGCCGGTCCCCTCGCCGTCGAAGATCATCGCCGTGGGCATGAACTACCGCGACCACGCCGAGGAGCAGCGCAAGGCGCCGCCGCCGCGCCCGATGCTGTTCAGCAAGGCCACGACCTGCCTGCAGGCCGACCGCGGGCCGATCCTGCTGGACCCCGACCTGACCCAGGTCGACGCCGAGGCCGAACTCGCGGTGGTGATCGGGCGCCAGGGCCGCGGCATCTCCCGCGCGGACGCGCCGTCCCACATCGCGGGCTACATGTGCTTCAACGACGTCTCGGACCGCGAAGCCCAGCAGGCCGACAAGCAGTTCTTCCGCGGCAAGAGCCTCGACACCGGCGGCCCGTGCGGCCCCTGGCTGGTCACCCCCGACGAGCTGCCCCCCCTCGCGCACGGCCTCGACATCACCGGCACGTTGAACGGCGAGGTCGTCCAGCACAGCAACACCGAGCAGCTCATCTTCCCCATCGACGAGCTGATCCGCTTCGCCAGCCTCCACATGACGCTGCTGCCGGGCGACATCATCACCACCGGCACCCCCGGCGGCGTGGGCGCCTACCGCGATCCCCCCCGCTTCCTGCGCCCCGGCGACGTCTACGACGTCGCGATCGAAGGCGTGGGCCTGCTGAGCAATCCCGTCGTCGCCTTCTGA